From the Lolium rigidum isolate FL_2022 chromosome 2, APGP_CSIRO_Lrig_0.1, whole genome shotgun sequence genome, one window contains:
- the LOC124689041 gene encoding pentatricopeptide repeat-containing protein At5g27460-like: MAMAAAVLARRRLLRLLAPSPNPKPPSLSSSPSHSFDAPATARQRDPEREGDLLSRRLLRLHSMGSVAAAIEGWAQMHGHGRRPGLQRAISQLRRARRYKHALEILSWMDSHKDIKLSPSDHAARLDLIGKVHGTSQAEEYYNQLQKPASREAAAFPLLHRYVAERNVQKAENLMASLQSVGLPVDPHSFNEMLKLYVATCQYEKVHSVINLMKRNNIPRNALSYNLWMNACSVSGVASVQSAFKEMVNDGMVEVGWSAYCTLANIFRKHGLNSEALACLRTAETKLSRTQRFGYFFVMTCYAALNDSDGVTRLWEASKCVPGRIPAANYMSAIICLIKVGDIDQAEWIFGSWEVECGKYDVRVSNVLLGAYVRNGWIEKAEKLHLHVLEKGACPNYKTWEILMEGFVESNQMDKAVNAMKKALSSMESCHWRPPLKLVEAIAAFFEEQGNADDANRYIKVLQKFNLTSLPLYKSVLRTYIKADTVATDIAEMIARDQIVMDEEMDHLIIRASKIDTRGNV; the protein is encoded by the exons ATGGCCATGGCGGCCGCCGTCCTCGCACGCcggcgcctcctccgcctcctcgcgccgaGCCCGAACCCTAAacctccctccctctcctccaGCCCCTCCCACTCCTTCGACGCTCCGGCAACCGCCCGCCAGCGCGACCCCGAGCGCGAGGGTGACCTCCTCTCGCGGCGCCTCCTCCGTCTCCACTCGATGGGctcggtcgccgccgccatcgagggATGGGCCCAGATGCACGGCCACGGCCGGCGGCCGGGCCTCCAGCGTGCCATCTCCCAGCTCCGGCGCGCGCGCCGCTACAAACACGCGCTCGAG ATTTTATCATGGATGGACTCGCACAAAGATATTAAACTATCACCATCGGATCATGCAGCTAGACTGGACTTGATTGGGAAAGTACACGGTACTTCACAAGCTGAGGAATACTACAACCAACTACAGAAACCTGCTTCTAGGGAAGCTGCGGCATTCCCTCTCCTCCATCGCTATGTTGCTGAAAGAAATGTTCAGAAAGCTGAGAACCTTATGGCTAGTCTGCAGAGCGTTGGGCTGCCGGTTGATCCTCACTCGTTCAATGAAATGCTGAAGCTTTATGTTGCAACATGCCAGTATGAGAAGGTACATAGTGTAATCAATCTGATGAAACGGAACAATATCCCCAGAAATGCTCTCTCATATAACCTTTGGATGAACGCATGTTCTGTATCTGGTGTTGCCTCTGTACAATCAGCGTTCAAGGAGATGGTTAATGATGGTATGGTTGAGGTTGGTTGGAGCGCATACTGTACATTGGCCAACATCTTCAGGAAGCATGGACTGAATAGTGAAGCCCTGGCTTGCCTCAGGACGGCCGAAACAAAATTATCAAGAACGCAACGCTTCGGATATTTTTTTGTAATGACATGTTATGCGGCTCTCAATGATAGCGACGGGGTTACGAGACTGTGGGAGGCTAGTAAGTGTGTCCCTGGAAGAATCCCTGCTGCAAACTACATGAGTGCTATTATATGTTTGATAAAAGTTGGTGATATTGACCAGGCTGAGTGGATCTTTGGAAGCTGGGAAGTGGAGTGCGGGAAGTATGATGTGCGGGTTTCAAATGTTCTTCTAGGCGCTTATGTGAGGAATGGCTGGATTGAAAAGGCTGAGAAGCTCCATCTCCACGTGCTAGAGAAAGGCGCATGCCCAAACTACAAGACGTGGGAGATACTGATGGAGGGATTTGTTGAGAGTAACCAGATGGACAAAGCTGTCAATGCCATGAAGAAAGCTTTATCTTCAATGGAGAGCTGTCATTGGAGACCTCCACTCAAACTAGTTGAGGCCATCGCAGCATTCTTTGAGGAGCAAGGAAATGCAGACGATGCAAACAGATACATTAAGGTTCTTCAAAAGTTTAACTTGACAAGTTTGCCCTTGTACAAGTCCGTGCTCCGAACGTATATTAAAGCTGACACTGTGGCAACTGATATTGCTGAGATGATAGCAAGAGATCAGATAGTTATGGACGAAGAAATGGACCACTTGATCATACGTGCTAGCAAGATAGATACCAGAGGCAATGTGTAA